The genome window TAATTGTCACTCCAAACATTGTCGTTTTGTCATCATTTACATATAATGGCCGAGCCTGAGACCAGAAGAGAGAACTTGAGTTTGTTGCTTCAGTCTTAAAGGACACATTGTTTCTGTTTTAAAGCACTTCAATCCTTCTTCCCcataaaatatttgtttccCTCACAAGTTTAAGGAACAAAAAGATAATCATAACTAGCTTTTATTGCCCAGAAGGACATAAATAATTGTTTTAATCCTCCCCTTTGTCCCTATTTCAATCCAATCCTTCTATTCAGGTTACCATGGATAGAAGCAAAAGCCTCCATATCCAAGACCCTTTGTCTCTCCCTCCTCTGGCAATCACAAGGAAAAGGATTCTATAATTCACATGGTAGGCTAGGCAATGCACACTACTCATACATGTAAAAATGAAAGTTGGTAGAAGCAGCAGGCAtacaagaaaagcaaaaccaACAATCCAAACCGGCGACAAACAGAAAAGTACGACTCTTGCTGGTCATTGGAGGAGCCAATCACAAGACGCCCACCACCCATAAATTTCTGTGTACCATGCGATACCATCCTGCATCCACCTTGTGTCTGTATAGGCTGCCCATGAATTAACCCCTTGAATAATAACAGGAAAGCTTTACCAATCTCATAGAAAGTAGTCTGGTGCAGGTTTCTTGGCAGGCGTGCCTCTTGATTCCTGCATTTTCATTACAATCTTTCAGAATCAAATATGAGGGAACAGAGACAAGATGTCTGGAGGGGCCACCCAGGCATTCACCAATGCCAAAGGTTAAAGAGGAAAAGAGGACCCAAAAGAAGGACAATATACTCAAGGTCCATGCATTGAATTGAAGTGTCATTCTTTTGTGCATTGGTAAAACACAAAAGTTGTTACTTAGCATACCCGATGTTACTGTTTCCATATAATCATTCATAGTCAGCATCCCAACTCTTTCCAAATTTTATTGACAATCATATCAAGTAGAATCCTTTGCTAAAAGAACCAGTGCATTTCATCATTGGACGCATGGAACCCCACATAACAATGGAATGTGGACAACACGAACAAAGTTTCGTGCTGCTGCTCAAAATAACCAAAGCAAtttcaagaaaatgaaaaggtgATCAATTGCAACTTAATTTTATGTGCAAACCTGTGGCGCAGCATCAAAGACACGAAACTGCTtattaagattttcatccagcTCAAGAATTGCAGCTACATTACCACATCTGAAACAGACCCATCATTGATAATATAAACcttcaaattaaagaaaaatggggGAAAAGGTTAATTGCAGATTGCTAATTTACCTGTAACAGTAATTCGGTGCTGACCAGACTGTAACTATCTGGTTATTAAACATCCATTTATACCCTTCCATTACCAACTGATGGGCACGACATATATAGTCAATGTTGTTTGCATGGTTAAATGAAGAAACAACACTGCCACCAAAGAGGAAACCAGCACCACGAGGACTCAAACCCCAACCATCCACGATATCTTCAGGATCTGACCATAGTAGGTCACACATGGCACCATCATGAGGTACTTCTTGCTTCCGGTCAATTGTTCGTATCTGCCAAATAGAACATGTGAATTGGTTAGTATATAAAGGATTGAAGATTACAATTTAAATCAACATAGTAAAGATGCAACTCAAACTGGATTATCATACCTGATCCAGAGTTGAAATGGCAGGAGAGAGACCACCATGTACGCTAAAAATCTTATTCTCAATGAGAGCTGACAAACTGCATTAAGCCGCCATCAAAACTCAAAAGCTGTAAAAGagaaacaacataatataCCCAAATTTTGTTTCACTTTTTGACCTATTGACTTCTTTTTTGTGCCAGATTTCCACCGGAATCTTTTTCAACCCCTAAAaggagtttttatttttattttccccaAGGCTTAAACCTACAATTTATGGGTAATTCGgcacaaaatgaaaaactttgcGGTAGCAATCTGACACAAAAAAAGTTCAGGTGGAAAACCGAAACAAAATAGCGGTCATGTGACTCGCAGGTGACTCTTTCTTAACAGAAATCTTAACGGTCTTCATGGTATGTGGTATTTTGGTGCAAAAAGATTTAGTTACAGCTGGTAAATtgtcaacaaaagaaaaactcaggTGGTCAAGTGTCACAAGTGGCAAAGTTCAGGTGGTATTGCTAAAATATTCCCAGAAACAATGGCCTACCATCACCCACTATGAAACCAAGTTTCCGTGTCATAATATTGTCAGCTGCCTAACCTTAAACAGACAGAGTTTATGTGATAGAAAAGGGCAAACCTTAGGTAATCAAATATATCAGTGCAATATCTCCAAACATTGACAGATCCATACTTTCGTAGACACTCATCATAGAATCCATACACCTGTCTAGAGAGGATAACTCAGTAAATATTATGAATGGGTAAGTCATAAAAAGTAGGCACCAGTAAAAGAGACTTAACCTGCGTGATTTGACGACTCTCGTGGTTTCCTCTAATAAGTGTTATCCGATCTGGATATCTAACCTGAAGTAAATTTAttagttaaaaaaataaacttatgAATAACCATCAAAGGCTTCGATCAACATGAGAATAAATGCACAATCTATATCCATGATCGGCCACTGGGAATTAAGATGGTCTCATAAACTAAACCTAATCAAAAAAGGAAGATGATTCCAGTTATCTCCCTTGACTTTACAAGAACTTAAATGGAGCCTAGATGGATAAACAAATGAGACTACTCCaatcaaattataaattagCTTTATCTGAttagtttttttccttttttctttggggaACAAGTGATAAGTTTTTCTTGTCACTCTATCTACTAATCATCCATTGAGGTCATACTCCCTAACAAGTTGCATAGGCCTTTCCGTTTCCCCTGAGTTTTTCCCTGTTTGTTTGGACAGGGTGACTAGATATGTTCCTACTAATTCAGATAGCAAATTTGTAGCCATAGCCTTATGTGTGCTATCACATAATGCAGTTctagtattttctttttttctaaacCACGGTTtcttaaaaatgaaatgaaaggtaTCATTTTTTTTGCCTTAAACCATCATGAAGTGGCATTCAATCCACAAGCAATTTACAACTTCAGAGAAAGCAGTTCAACATCAAAGACTCCTGAAAAGTCCAGTGAAGTAAGATAAGCCCTTAAAGTGGCCATAAAATTTTGCACGAAGTTCTTATCATCTAGAAGAAATGCTAgtggaaggaaaagaaaatgtgcACATGATTATCTATTATTTCCTAGGTACTTCCATGATAGAGCAAAGCATGCTTGCATCAGCACTAGTACAAGAAGGGGCTATGACAAACAGCCTTTGTGATGCAGGAAAACACAGGTAGGTTTTTTCTAtgatttttaagaaataaagtaTTTTAGAAGAGACGGGGATGGGGAAGAAAGTAGAGGAGATACAAACACACCATGCCTGCATCAACACTCAATTATCATTAATTTCAATCTGACATGCTTTACAACGGATAGCTTTGTTTATAGGTTTCAAATAGAACAGTTAAgggtaaaaataaatagtataataCTAAAAACTCATTACTAACTTTCAGACGTTGCGTGTTCCTAAAACCCAAATAAGTAGACTCTAAATAACACTTGACCAAAATCAATACTCTTAATAAGACTTGGCATAAACGCTTATACTGACACTTTCACTTACTATTTTTACTctatgcttttattttcttgcacTATCATGGACATCTCACTTAAAACTCAAAAGCCTTAGTTTTCAAGTTTGGCAAATGAGAAGTATTGGGCTACTTCTTCACTAACCAAGTTGTAGCTACTTCATCACCTTTTGTTTCCAAGGCAGAGGGTGCAATATAAATAATTGCCATGTAATTTGGTGTTCCACAATCTTTAAACAGACACCAATCTTTAAATTTAGGGTTACGTTTTAAAGCAATAGAAACAACACTTGTACTAGAACCCCTGAAGAATATGGCTAAAACATCAAATGAAATGCACATAAAAACCATTAATCTTCTTAATGATCTAAAGAGCAAGTAGAGCATATCTGAAGGCTCAACAAATCAATCAAAGTAGAGAAGTATATAAGCCTATCACCTTGAGTGCAAGTAGGAGTAGAAATGTCTCAACGGAATAGAATCCTCTGTCAACAAAATCTCCAAGAAACAAGTAGTTAGTCTTTGGGCAATCACCTCCTACTTTGAAAAGCTCTTTCATGTCATAAAACTGCCCATGGATGTCACCGCAAATCTATGTAACAAAGCATACagtaacaacaacaacaaccgGTTAGCATGCAACCTGCAACATTTAGGATTTGAACTTCATATTCTAAAGCACCATATCTTCACTACAAAGAAATTATTCCACTAGCCCTATTTCCCTgctaaattttgtttataacCCCACTACCTCCAACTAGCTCATAATATAAAGTAATGAACAAGAATCAGAATGAAAATAGGGCTCCTCGTTATGCTAAAGACACATACAAGTTCAGCCTATAAAACAGCCATAATCCATTTAGAAAGAAATGTAAACTATCATTACCTACAGCAAAATAAATGGTAACAACTGTTAACTGTATTTCGTTCCCAATTCGTAAACCCTAcaacatgtatttttttttcaaccatATGGTTTTCCCagtaaagaaaagaaaattcaattgAAGTAATATTATAAAAACCTTATCTATTCTCTGGAATCCAACACCATTTCAATCTTCTTTCTTCACAAAATTACTATTCCACAAGTATTAACAAATAAAGACAAACCCACTTGTCCgaaacaaatagaaaatcgAAATCATAGCTAAATCAAATCCATAAcccaaaaatcaaccaaaccccaaaaaaaaaaaaaaagaactattACATCGAAGACTACCCAGCAAAATCAAAGAGTTCgcaagtagagagagagagagagagagagagagagagaggaaataCAGTGACAGGAGCATCGACCCTCTGAACGTTGCTCTCTTCGACGAGGATTTCCATGGCCTTGAGGCAGAGAGCCTTGACCTCCGACTCTTTGAGAGGCTCGCACTTCTTGAGCTGCTCTATTTGCCTGTCTAGGTCTGacatctctctccctccctactttctctctctaccgTACCCCTCTTCTCCTTTAtcacaccaccaccaccac of Prunus dulcis chromosome 4, ALMONDv2, whole genome shotgun sequence contains these proteins:
- the LOC117625150 gene encoding serine/threonine-protein phosphatase PP-X isozyme 2 isoform X1 is translated as MSDLDRQIEQLKKCEPLKESEVKALCLKAMEILVEESNVQRVDAPVTICGDIHGQFYDMKELFKVGGDCPKTNYLFLGDFVDRGFYSVETFLLLLALKVRYPDRITLIRGNHESRQITQVYGFYDECLRKYGSVNVWRYCTDIFDYLSLSALIENKIFSVHGGLSPAISTLDQIRTIDRKQEVPHDGAMCDLLWSDPEDIVDGWGLSPRGAGFLFGGSVVSSFNHANNIDYICRAHQLVMEGYKWMFNNQIVTVWSAPNYCYRCGNVAAILELDENLNKQFRVFDAAPQESRGTPAKKPAPDYFL
- the LOC117625150 gene encoding serine/threonine-protein phosphatase PP-X isozyme 2 isoform X2; its protein translation is MSDLDRQIEQLKKCEPLKESEVKALCLKAMEILVEESNVQRVDAPVTICGDIHGQFYDMKELFKVGGDCPKTNYLFLGDFVDRGFYSVETFLLLLALKVRYPDRITLIRGNHESRQITQVYGFYDECLRKYGSVNVWRYCTDIFDYLSF